Proteins encoded by one window of Archaeoglobus veneficus SNP6:
- a CDS encoding hydrogenase iron-sulfur subunit: MPESEPKVVAFLCRWCAYAGADTAGISRMKYPANVRPIRVMCSGRVDTIHVLYALRKGADCVLVAGCHPGDCYYMKGNLYMRRRMALLRNLLEFVGIEPERLQVSWVSAGEAKKFSEVAEHVVDVAKQLGKSRLKAEWEEGQ, from the coding sequence ATGCCCGAATCCGAACCAAAGGTTGTGGCATTCCTCTGCAGGTGGTGTGCGTACGCCGGAGCCGACACTGCCGGAATTAGCAGGATGAAGTACCCAGCGAATGTCAGGCCGATCAGAGTCATGTGCTCCGGCAGAGTCGATACTATCCATGTTCTGTACGCGCTCAGGAAAGGAGCAGACTGCGTCCTCGTAGCGGGCTGTCATCCTGGCGACTGCTACTACATGAAGGGCAATCTCTACATGCGCAGAAGGATGGCTCTGCTCAGAAACCTTCTCGAATTCGTTGGTATAGAGCCAGAAAGGCTTCAGGTAAGCTGGGTCTCCGCAGGCGAGGCTAAGAAGTTTTCGGAAGTTGCAGAACACGTCGTTGATGTTGCAAAGCAGCTTGGAAAGAGCAGATTAAAGGCGGAGTGGGAGGAGGGGCAATGA
- a CDS encoding CDC48 family AAA ATPase — protein sequence MASEIILKVNQAYPSDSGRGIARLDPDAMLKLQISPGDIIEIEGKRKTVAKVWRAPKRDWGRGIIRVDRFIRENAGVSVGDTVKVRKTAYQPAKVVIIAPLRKMDFRVYGMDIGDYLKHQLLKRPVIEGDLIPLIGAPALAGFGKYGQNQALLFVAVKTEPKGVVIIDELTKVVYRDRPAKGFERLGRGGVTYEDIGGLKEELQKVREIIELPLRYPELFQRLGIDPPKGVLLHGPPGTGKTLIAKAVANEIGASFFTINGPEIMSKFYGESEQRLREIFEEAKENAPSIIFIDEIDSIAPKREEVTGEVERRVVAQLLTLMDGLEERGQVIVIGATNRIDAVDPALRRPGRFDREIEIGVPDREGRFEILQIHTRNMPLEPEYSREFVLPALKSLKKALEEEGEDASFVSIAIEEVEKSERKEEIKEIVEKIVPPEMLPELERDILRSMLRAIADQTHGFVGADIEALCKEAAMKALRRYLPHIDLNSEEIPAEVLESIRVTFDDFREAMKGIEPSAMREVLVEIPKVSWKDVGGLEDVKREIVEAVEWPLRYPEKFRRFGIRPPKGVLLYGPPGTGKTLIAKAVANETKANFISVKGSELLSKWLGESEKAVRKIFRKARQVAPCIIFFDEIDAIAPMRGIEEGSRAVERVVNQLLTEMDGLEDLEGVIVIGATNRPDILDPALLRPGRFDRLVYVRPPDKRSRLAIFKIHTRSMPLSDDVDLVELADITEGYVGADIEAVCREAVMLALRENMDSERIEMRHFLEALKKIKPSITESMLNFYERFEEKSKQDRAKVTAKTFVGYG from the coding sequence ATGGCATCGGAAATAATCCTTAAAGTGAATCAGGCTTATCCGAGTGATTCGGGAAGAGGTATTGCGAGGCTTGATCCAGATGCAATGCTCAAGCTTCAGATTTCGCCAGGTGACATCATCGAAATTGAGGGTAAACGCAAGACCGTTGCAAAGGTGTGGAGGGCTCCAAAGCGTGACTGGGGACGGGGAATAATTCGTGTTGATCGTTTCATAAGAGAGAATGCAGGAGTTAGCGTCGGCGATACGGTTAAAGTCAGAAAAACCGCCTATCAGCCTGCGAAGGTTGTAATTATTGCTCCTCTCCGCAAAATGGACTTCAGGGTTTACGGAATGGATATTGGAGATTATCTTAAGCACCAGCTTCTCAAGAGGCCCGTTATAGAGGGTGACCTCATTCCTCTCATCGGCGCTCCAGCCCTTGCAGGCTTCGGCAAGTACGGGCAGAATCAGGCACTTCTCTTCGTTGCGGTCAAGACGGAGCCCAAGGGCGTCGTCATAATCGACGAGCTTACGAAGGTCGTGTACCGTGACAGGCCTGCCAAGGGATTTGAAAGGCTTGGCAGGGGTGGAGTTACCTACGAGGACATTGGTGGACTAAAAGAGGAACTCCAGAAGGTCAGGGAGATTATAGAGCTACCCCTCCGATATCCGGAGCTATTCCAGCGCCTTGGAATCGATCCGCCAAAGGGTGTGCTCCTCCACGGCCCGCCCGGAACTGGTAAGACGCTGATAGCGAAGGCTGTTGCCAACGAAATCGGGGCGAGCTTCTTCACGATAAACGGCCCTGAGATAATGAGCAAGTTCTACGGCGAGTCGGAGCAGAGGCTTCGTGAAATCTTCGAAGAGGCGAAGGAGAACGCACCATCGATTATATTCATCGATGAAATCGACTCAATTGCTCCAAAGAGAGAAGAAGTGACTGGAGAAGTTGAGAGGCGTGTCGTTGCACAGCTTCTTACCCTGATGGACGGACTGGAAGAAAGGGGCCAGGTGATAGTCATAGGTGCAACGAACCGCATTGATGCCGTCGATCCAGCACTGAGGAGGCCTGGTAGATTTGACAGAGAAATCGAAATTGGTGTGCCAGACAGAGAGGGCAGGTTCGAGATTCTGCAGATACACACCCGAAACATGCCCCTCGAGCCAGAATACAGCAGGGAGTTCGTCCTTCCAGCCCTCAAGAGTCTGAAGAAGGCTCTTGAGGAGGAAGGAGAGGATGCCAGCTTCGTCAGCATTGCCATCGAGGAAGTAGAAAAGTCTGAGAGGAAGGAGGAGATCAAGGAGATTGTGGAGAAGATAGTTCCTCCAGAGATGCTCCCAGAACTTGAGAGAGATATACTCAGAAGTATGCTGAGGGCAATAGCCGACCAGACCCACGGTTTCGTCGGAGCGGACATCGAGGCGCTGTGCAAGGAGGCTGCAATGAAAGCACTTCGGAGATATCTACCTCACATAGACCTGAACAGCGAGGAGATACCGGCAGAAGTCCTTGAATCGATAAGAGTCACGTTCGACGACTTCAGGGAAGCGATGAAGGGAATAGAGCCCTCAGCAATGAGAGAGGTTCTCGTGGAGATTCCAAAGGTGTCTTGGAAGGATGTTGGAGGGCTTGAGGACGTCAAGAGGGAAATTGTCGAGGCAGTGGAGTGGCCACTCCGCTATCCTGAGAAGTTCAGGAGGTTCGGAATTCGCCCTCCGAAGGGAGTTCTGCTATACGGCCCACCCGGAACTGGTAAGACGCTGATAGCGAAGGCCGTTGCCAACGAAACCAAGGCGAACTTCATAAGCGTCAAGGGCAGCGAACTGCTCAGCAAGTGGCTGGGTGAGAGCGAAAAAGCTGTGAGGAAAATATTCAGAAAGGCAAGGCAGGTGGCACCCTGTATAATCTTCTTTGACGAAATAGACGCCATAGCGCCAATGAGGGGAATCGAGGAGGGTAGCAGGGCTGTTGAGAGGGTCGTCAACCAGCTCCTGACAGAAATGGATGGTCTCGAAGACCTTGAGGGAGTCATAGTGATCGGGGCAACAAACAGACCCGACATCCTCGATCCTGCGCTGCTCAGACCAGGCAGGTTTGACAGGCTTGTGTACGTAAGGCCACCAGACAAGAGAAGCAGACTTGCCATCTTCAAGATTCATACCCGCAGCATGCCCCTCAGCGACGATGTGGATTTAGTGGAGCTTGCAGACATCACGGAGGGATACGTTGGAGCGGATATTGAGGCAGTGTGCAGAGAGGCAGTGATGCTCGCTCTGAGGGAGAACATGGACAGCGAGAGGATAGAGATGAGACATTTCCTCGAAGCGCTGAAGAAGATAAAGCCGAGCATAACGGAGTCGATGCTGAACTTTTACGAGAGATTCGAGGAGAAGTCGAAGCAGGACAGGGCAAAAGTTACTGCAAAGACTTTCGTCGGCTATGGATGA
- a CDS encoding PRC-barrel domain-containing protein — MIFARSLAKKTVLLSDGTVVGTVYNVTADLKTGTLMDILVKPRNDIPELEKQDGLYVIPFETVKSIADYVVIDRRMLRKA, encoded by the coding sequence ATGATATTCGCAAGATCACTCGCAAAGAAAACGGTACTGCTTTCAGATGGAACTGTTGTCGGGACGGTGTACAATGTGACGGCAGACCTGAAAACGGGCACACTCATGGACATCCTTGTAAAGCCAAGAAACGACATACCCGAACTCGAAAAGCAGGATGGCCTGTATGTAATCCCCTTTGAAACTGTAAAGTCCATAGCTGACTATGTAGTTATAGACAGGAGGATGCTCAGGAAAGCATGA
- a CDS encoding FAD/NAD(P)-binding protein, translating into MVEAENPYIPKPAVIEKVIPETEGERAIKTFRVRPIDGEFNFVPGQTLMVSAFGKGESMFAISTSPTRNSIEFTVMRVGRVTTALHQMKKGDIVGIRGPLGNGFPVEGWEGKNVVLIGGGIGFAPLRSILHYILDNREKYGKLIVINGARTSRDLVYLNELERLMDSEDVWLSVDRDEEGWFKLNWDKPDESEIPEGVRKLVGFVPMVVAAVKPSPDNSVAVTCGPPIMIKYVIENLLKLGFREEQIYTTLENKMKCGIGKCGRCNIGSVYVCKDGPVFRYDFIKQLPPDF; encoded by the coding sequence ATGGTAGAAGCAGAAAACCCCTACATCCCGAAACCAGCGGTAATCGAGAAAGTCATCCCCGAAACGGAAGGGGAGAGAGCGATCAAGACCTTCAGAGTCAGGCCTATTGATGGCGAATTCAACTTCGTACCGGGTCAGACTCTCATGGTTTCGGCTTTTGGTAAAGGCGAGAGCATGTTTGCAATCTCCACATCTCCAACGAGGAATAGCATAGAGTTCACCGTTATGAGGGTTGGAAGGGTGACAACGGCCTTACATCAGATGAAAAAGGGAGATATTGTTGGTATAAGGGGTCCTCTCGGTAACGGATTTCCCGTGGAGGGGTGGGAGGGTAAGAACGTCGTGCTCATAGGCGGTGGAATAGGCTTTGCTCCTCTGCGTTCAATCCTTCACTACATTCTCGACAACAGGGAAAAATACGGAAAGCTGATTGTTATAAATGGAGCAAGAACTTCGCGGGACTTGGTCTATTTGAACGAGCTGGAAAGACTGATGGATTCCGAGGATGTGTGGCTTTCCGTTGATAGAGACGAAGAGGGCTGGTTCAAGCTCAACTGGGATAAGCCAGATGAAAGCGAAATACCGGAGGGTGTGAGAAAGCTCGTGGGCTTCGTTCCGATGGTTGTTGCAGCGGTTAAGCCTTCTCCAGACAACAGCGTTGCCGTGACGTGTGGCCCGCCAATCATGATTAAGTACGTCATCGAAAACCTCCTGAAGCTTGGATTCAGAGAAGAGCAGATTTACACGACGCTCGAGAACAAGATGAAGTGCGGGATAGGTAAGTGCGGGCGATGCAACATAGGCAGCGTTTACGTCTGCAAGGACGGCCCGGTGTTCAGGTACGACTTCATAAAACAGCTTCCGCCTGACTTCTGA
- the rtcA gene encoding RNA 3'-terminal phosphate cyclase — translation MIRIDGSYGEGGGQILRTAVALSCLTGEAVEVYNIRANRPKPGLAMQHLKGIEAAKLISDADVEGLKIGSTRVVFRPRKLNGGKFRIDIGTAGSVTLILQTVLLPSLAAEKESFFEIKGGTDVKWSPPVDYVSNVTLKALSALKAGVKIDVLARGYYPKGGGVVRVSVSPSKLEGFEFSEFDCDIIKGISHCSNLPAHVAERQAKAAKEVLESRGYNAEISCEVRRDFSTGSGITLWCGYKGGSALGERGKRAEIVGEEAAQMLLKEMESKACFDVHLADQIMPFAAVARGETRYTTSEISLHQRSNAYVIRQFLGDVVEFDEAKKEVVIRGKGLLS, via the coding sequence ATGATTCGGATAGATGGCAGTTATGGGGAAGGCGGTGGACAGATTCTGAGAACTGCTGTTGCCCTCTCGTGTCTGACAGGTGAGGCGGTTGAAGTTTACAACATAAGGGCTAACAGGCCGAAACCCGGACTCGCGATGCAGCATCTGAAGGGCATAGAGGCTGCAAAGCTGATAAGCGATGCAGACGTCGAAGGGCTTAAAATCGGCTCTACACGCGTGGTATTCAGGCCTAGAAAGTTGAACGGAGGAAAATTCAGGATTGATATAGGCACTGCTGGAAGCGTAACACTCATTCTCCAGACTGTTCTTCTTCCATCCCTCGCTGCAGAGAAGGAGAGCTTTTTCGAGATAAAGGGTGGAACCGACGTGAAGTGGAGTCCCCCAGTTGACTACGTCAGCAACGTGACGTTAAAAGCGCTGTCCGCACTGAAAGCCGGAGTTAAGATAGACGTTCTCGCCAGAGGCTACTACCCGAAGGGCGGTGGAGTCGTAAGGGTTTCGGTTTCCCCGTCAAAGCTTGAAGGATTTGAGTTCTCCGAGTTTGATTGCGACATCATCAAAGGCATAAGCCACTGCTCCAACCTCCCGGCCCACGTTGCGGAAAGGCAGGCGAAGGCAGCCAAAGAAGTTCTTGAATCGAGAGGCTACAATGCAGAGATAAGCTGTGAGGTCAGAAGGGACTTTTCAACGGGAAGCGGCATAACCCTGTGGTGTGGCTACAAAGGCGGTAGCGCCCTCGGGGAGAGAGGTAAACGAGCAGAAATTGTCGGAGAAGAAGCGGCACAAATGCTTTTGAAGGAAATGGAGAGCAAAGCCTGTTTCGATGTGCACCTTGCGGACCAGATTATGCCCTTTGCAGCGGTTGCGAGGGGAGAAACGAGGTACACGACTTCGGAAATATCGCTGCATCAGAGGAGTAACGCCTACGTTATTCGTCAGTTCCTTGGAGACGTCGTTGAATTTGATGAAGCGAAGAAAGAAGTTGTAATCAGGGGCAAAGGACTGCTATCCTGA
- a CDS encoding 4Fe-4S dicluster domain-containing protein, with product MEFFATADEIIDWLVSKLESHTVYVPRSFGFERVSSSEEIKVDVPLTVTPPKNLFFPHTEKLMMFGRRNVTEILPEKEKKIVFGIRPCDVHALKVLDTVFLSDPADPYYGTRRGDTILVTLACTELCPGSFCDKAGIELEGDVVITPLGEGYHVEVRNEELAEEFGSFRAASEEEKEEASKRRISSKQAFKVEWLKDAFEDEVWEKVARFCIGCGVCTYLCPTCHCFDITDSGNVRIRTWDSCQFPYFTMHTSGHNPRPEKKHRLRNRIYHKFSYFPERHGFFACVGCGRCVRMCPSRIDIRELVLGRD from the coding sequence ATGGAGTTCTTCGCTACGGCTGACGAAATAATTGACTGGCTCGTTTCAAAGCTTGAAAGCCACACGGTTTACGTCCCCAGGAGCTTTGGATTTGAAAGGGTAAGCTCATCCGAAGAAATAAAAGTTGATGTGCCCCTGACTGTAACACCTCCAAAGAACCTGTTTTTCCCCCACACTGAGAAGCTGATGATGTTTGGCAGAAGAAACGTTACAGAGATTCTGCCGGAGAAGGAGAAAAAAATCGTGTTCGGGATAAGGCCGTGCGACGTCCACGCACTGAAGGTGCTGGATACGGTCTTTTTATCAGACCCCGCCGACCCCTACTACGGAACGAGGAGGGGCGACACGATTCTTGTAACTCTCGCCTGCACGGAATTGTGCCCGGGAAGTTTCTGCGATAAAGCGGGCATAGAACTCGAAGGTGATGTGGTGATAACTCCTCTCGGCGAGGGTTACCACGTTGAAGTGAGGAATGAGGAACTCGCTGAAGAGTTCGGCAGCTTCAGAGCTGCAAGCGAGGAGGAAAAAGAGGAAGCAAGTAAAAGAAGAATCAGCTCAAAGCAAGCCTTCAAAGTGGAGTGGTTGAAGGATGCGTTCGAAGACGAGGTGTGGGAAAAAGTAGCGAGGTTCTGCATAGGGTGCGGAGTATGCACGTACCTCTGCCCCACATGCCACTGCTTCGACATCACGGACAGCGGAAACGTGAGAATCAGGACATGGGACTCCTGCCAGTTTCCCTATTTCACAATGCACACCTCTGGCCACAATCCCAGGCCGGAGAAGAAGCACAGGCTTAGGAACAGGATTTACCACAAGTTCTCCTACTTCCCCGAAAGACACGGTTTCTTCGCTTGCGTCGGCTGTGGGAGATGCGTTCGCATGTGCCCCTCGCGCATAGACATCAGGGAGCTTGTGCTCGGGAGGGATTAA
- a CDS encoding endonuclease dU — translation MVKQWRFVGFDDGFSGFTSKNACIVGCVTAGTYVEGFLYERIEVDGFDVSEKIISMINDSKFREQIRCIFLPGITFAGMNIADIQEIHRNTGIPVVVVMKKLPDFDGMERAISRTENPDERRRILEKAGEIKPLFSLFVQLAGCSEEDAKNYIRASTLKGNTPECLRIAHLVASAIVYGESRKA, via the coding sequence ATGGTAAAGCAGTGGCGATTTGTTGGTTTTGACGACGGATTTTCGGGTTTCACGAGCAAAAATGCGTGCATCGTCGGCTGTGTTACCGCTGGAACGTACGTTGAGGGTTTTCTCTATGAGAGAATTGAAGTCGATGGATTTGACGTATCGGAGAAGATAATTTCGATGATAAATGACTCAAAGTTCAGGGAGCAGATAAGGTGCATCTTTCTGCCCGGTATAACCTTTGCAGGCATGAACATAGCGGACATTCAGGAAATACATCGTAACACGGGCATACCCGTTGTAGTTGTAATGAAGAAGCTCCCCGACTTCGATGGAATGGAAAGGGCGATTAGCAGAACCGAAAATCCAGATGAAAGAAGAAGAATACTTGAAAAAGCAGGAGAAATCAAACCTCTCTTCAGCCTTTTCGTCCAGCTTGCGGGATGCTCTGAAGAGGATGCGAAAAACTACATCAGGGCATCAACGCTCAAGGGAAACACGCCGGAGTGTCTGAGGATTGCACATCTTGTTGCCTCTGCAATAGTCTACGGGGAGTCGAGGAAGGCGTAG
- a CDS encoding Coenzyme F420 hydrogenase/dehydrogenase, beta subunit C-terminal domain, translating into MNIADVALKALENVDALIGWEKGDEFCAKPAIVKSADDVSRLIISAACSTNLVRFLSELTGEYDKIAIFVKGCDAKSLERLVKEGKIERDRLYILGVPCRGVVDAKKAYRLIEREKIKASLAKLVEEEDSFTISDGEKSVRVSRNELLAACCLTCRNHNPEIYDVLIGEPVERAEDDFSDVKQIEAMSIEERWIFWSSALSRCIRCFACREVCPLCYCKECLVDPTNVVVTPATSAYEKAYKPMWISRAAELQENIIYHLTRAMHLAGRCADCGECERACPMEIPIRLLMRKVEKDSIELFGTSEVFAEVKEDDPGEFII; encoded by the coding sequence ATGAATATTGCAGACGTTGCGCTAAAGGCTCTTGAAAACGTAGATGCGCTCATAGGATGGGAAAAGGGCGACGAGTTTTGCGCAAAGCCCGCGATTGTTAAAAGTGCAGATGACGTCAGTAGGCTGATAATTTCGGCAGCATGTTCTACAAACCTCGTGAGGTTTTTGAGTGAGCTTACGGGTGAGTATGACAAAATAGCGATCTTCGTTAAGGGATGCGACGCGAAGAGCCTTGAGAGGCTGGTAAAGGAGGGAAAAATCGAAAGAGACAGGCTTTATATCCTGGGCGTACCCTGTCGTGGAGTTGTAGATGCAAAGAAGGCGTACAGACTGATTGAAAGGGAGAAAATCAAAGCTTCTCTGGCAAAACTCGTTGAGGAGGAAGACAGCTTTACCATAAGCGATGGCGAAAAGAGTGTCAGGGTTAGCAGAAACGAGCTCCTTGCTGCATGTTGCCTGACGTGCAGAAACCATAATCCGGAGATATACGACGTTCTGATTGGTGAACCTGTTGAGCGGGCAGAAGACGACTTCAGCGATGTAAAGCAGATAGAGGCGATGAGCATTGAGGAGCGCTGGATATTCTGGAGTTCAGCGCTTTCGAGGTGTATAAGGTGTTTTGCATGCCGGGAAGTCTGCCCCCTCTGCTACTGCAAGGAGTGTCTTGTTGACCCAACGAACGTGGTTGTGACACCGGCAACGTCAGCGTACGAGAAGGCCTACAAGCCCATGTGGATTTCCCGCGCAGCAGAACTTCAGGAGAACATCATCTATCATCTCACGAGGGCCATGCACCTGGCTGGCAGGTGTGCTGACTGCGGGGAGTGCGAGAGGGCCTGCCCGATGGAAATACCAATCAGGCTCCTAATGAGGAAGGTCGAGAAGGACTCAATCGAGCTCTTTGGCACCTCAGAGGTCTTTGCAGAGGTAAAGGAAGATGACCCGGGAGAGTTCATAATCTGA
- the larC gene encoding nickel pincer cofactor biosynthesis protein LarC, which translates to MKIAIFDGFSGAGGDMIVASLLGVSLSENDLSEIVSTLSLRVSVSVEETVISGIVAKRVVVSGEEKDREFSEVIEIIESSNLDAEVKKEAKAIFERLARAEGVVHGRDYKKAVFHEVGSDDAIFDVVSAVTGLIRLRRQGYRFFATPIRLGSGHVEISHGKIPVPAPATLEILKNSKLEVVFGGEGELLTPTAAAILSHFCEGTLKLPFTVRSVSYSAGKRSLLRLILGECHSHDSIAILETTVDDASGELLGHAIEQISKLALDVNAVQVIGKKGRPAVLIRAITKLEKSEELSKLIMEETGSIGVRIIPVYHRLVAERKEEIREVEIDGKKFKVRVKISYPGVAVVKPEFEDVKAIASELKKPLPVVYREVMKNI; encoded by the coding sequence ATGAAGATTGCGATATTCGATGGTTTCAGCGGTGCTGGCGGAGATATGATTGTAGCCTCTCTGCTCGGCGTTTCGCTCAGTGAGAATGATCTGTCAGAGATCGTGTCCACGCTCAGCTTGAGAGTTTCAGTTAGCGTTGAAGAGACGGTTATAAGCGGTATAGTAGCAAAAAGGGTTGTAGTAAGTGGGGAAGAAAAAGATAGAGAGTTTTCAGAAGTTATCGAGATTATAGAATCTTCAAACCTCGATGCAGAGGTAAAAAAGGAGGCGAAAGCAATATTTGAGAGGCTTGCACGGGCCGAAGGAGTTGTTCACGGCAGAGATTACAAAAAAGCGGTTTTCCACGAAGTTGGCAGCGATGATGCGATTTTTGACGTGGTATCTGCGGTGACAGGCCTGATAAGGCTCAGGAGGCAGGGCTACAGGTTCTTTGCCACACCCATAAGGCTGGGTAGTGGACACGTAGAGATAAGCCACGGTAAAATCCCTGTCCCCGCTCCTGCAACCCTTGAAATCCTCAAGAATTCAAAACTCGAAGTTGTATTTGGGGGCGAGGGCGAACTCCTGACACCGACTGCAGCAGCAATTCTGTCGCACTTCTGCGAGGGTACGCTAAAGCTGCCGTTCACGGTCAGGTCGGTGAGCTATTCTGCAGGGAAAAGAAGCCTGCTCAGGCTGATTCTCGGGGAGTGCCATTCCCACGATTCAATTGCCATACTCGAAACGACAGTGGATGATGCAAGCGGGGAACTGCTTGGCCATGCAATTGAGCAGATTTCAAAGCTTGCCCTCGACGTAAATGCCGTTCAGGTTATTGGCAAAAAGGGCAGGCCAGCGGTGCTGATAAGGGCGATTACGAAGCTGGAAAAGAGTGAGGAGCTATCAAAGCTAATAATGGAAGAAACGGGCTCAATAGGAGTCAGGATAATTCCCGTGTACCACAGACTCGTAGCGGAGAGAAAGGAGGAGATCAGAGAAGTGGAAATCGACGGAAAGAAGTTCAAAGTGAGGGTTAAGATTTCGTATCCTGGCGTTGCAGTGGTGAAGCCGGAGTTTGAGGATGTCAAGGCCATTGCCAGCGAGCTGAAAAAGCCTCTACCGGTGGTTTACAGAGAGGTCATGAAGAATATCTGA
- the radB gene encoding DNA repair and recombination protein RadB produces MEFLRLPSGSRCIDSLLGGGFETGTITQIYGASATGKTSLCLMLAYNTALRFGKVAYIDTEGLSGERVKQIFEKGEVLKNVYIYDVFDFKQQSVAIKELAKLCRKEEVRLVIVDSFTALYRSELEDERAVQMKRELVHQLTFLLGLARKYGLAVVITNQMFTDVKTGEDKPLGGPSIDHLSKVILALERSNSERKATLVKHRSKPEGESCTFRITDRGLEP; encoded by the coding sequence ATGGAGTTCCTGAGGCTCCCATCGGGAAGCAGGTGCATAGACTCTCTTCTCGGCGGAGGATTTGAAACTGGAACGATTACGCAGATTTATGGGGCGAGTGCCACCGGAAAAACCTCACTGTGTTTGATGCTGGCCTACAACACCGCCCTGAGATTTGGAAAGGTTGCGTACATAGACACCGAGGGTCTCTCAGGCGAGAGAGTCAAACAGATTTTCGAGAAGGGCGAAGTTCTCAAGAACGTGTACATCTACGACGTTTTCGACTTTAAACAGCAGAGCGTGGCAATAAAGGAGCTGGCAAAGCTCTGCAGGAAAGAGGAAGTCAGGCTCGTTATTGTTGACTCTTTCACAGCCCTCTACCGCAGCGAACTCGAGGATGAGAGAGCGGTTCAGATGAAGAGGGAACTCGTCCACCAGCTCACGTTTCTGCTTGGCCTCGCGAGGAAGTACGGTCTTGCGGTAGTGATCACGAACCAGATGTTTACAGACGTGAAAACGGGGGAGGACAAACCACTCGGAGGACCGAGCATAGACCACCTCTCCAAGGTTATATTAGCTCTTGAAAGATCCAATTCAGAAAGGAAAGCTACGCTCGTAAAGCACCGCTCGAAGCCAGAAGGTGAGAGTTGCACGTTCAGGATTACGGACAGGGGACTCGAGCCCTGA
- a CDS encoding DUF4234 domain-containing protein: MSIDVIERLVRKGEETDRILPVALMFVPPVLTFIGVLLMIASSKEQQYYHHYYHGYYYEYASTEPDYTLLALGLLFIAVGAVVGVYIVYSLISRRNAHMERTLTLYDAISKHVEDQDLSARLKESVLRMRAEQGESKNPILWIVIYLLSNVVPLLGVFVVVYIFHFLNKDFVKHDRNERIILEQLSSVLPMGDTLQMTKIGKFPDRNTVIYFVLTLLTFGLFEIYWFYTLIRDPNEHFTEHRIVEARILDALKSTQSG; the protein is encoded by the coding sequence ATGAGTATTGATGTTATAGAGAGACTTGTTAGAAAAGGTGAAGAAACCGACAGAATTCTGCCGGTAGCGCTCATGTTTGTGCCGCCCGTTCTCACGTTTATCGGCGTGCTGCTGATGATAGCTAGCTCGAAAGAGCAGCAGTATTACCACCACTACTACCACGGTTACTACTACGAATATGCCAGCACAGAACCCGATTACACGCTTCTCGCTTTGGGCTTGCTTTTCATAGCTGTGGGGGCTGTCGTTGGAGTGTATATTGTGTACTCACTCATTTCAAGGCGGAACGCCCATATGGAGAGAACTCTTACTCTATATGATGCAATATCGAAACATGTTGAAGACCAAGACCTGTCAGCAAGGCTGAAAGAGTCCGTGCTCAGGATGAGGGCTGAGCAGGGTGAAAGCAAAAATCCCATCCTCTGGATTGTGATTTACCTTCTATCGAATGTCGTCCCGCTGCTCGGAGTCTTCGTGGTAGTTTACATATTCCACTTTCTGAACAAGGATTTTGTAAAACATGACAGAAACGAGAGAATCATCCTCGAGCAGCTCTCGTCAGTCCTGCCAATGGGAGACACACTACAGATGACCAAGATAGGCAAGTTTCCGGACAGAAATACCGTGATATACTTCGTTCTCACCCTGCTGACTTTCGGCCTCTTTGAAATATACTGGTTCTACACCTTAATCAGAGACCCTAACGAGCACTTCACGGAACACAGGATTGTTGAGGCGAGAATTCTTGACGCGCTGAAAAGCACCCAGTCAGGATAG